A genomic segment from Acipenser ruthenus chromosome 5, fAciRut3.2 maternal haplotype, whole genome shotgun sequence encodes:
- the LOC131737099 gene encoding protein NYNRIN-like — translation MVSLPALTESVFSLQDVADLQHSVGPAEIALWKNKCSYDSTHKIWRGPTGLPALPCSCFPYVAKLAHGQDHVSKGGVVNVVNNFWFAPGFSTYANQFCAKCVICMTNNVGRSMPMSVSAHPRPEGPFEHVMMDFIELTPCQGYKYCLVIIDAFSKWIEAFPCRHATAMAVAKSLMSEIIPRWGLPSKLTSDNGSHFVNSVVQNISESLQVDLRTHCSYHPASGCLVERANQTIKTKLTKLMAETWLSWVTVLPLALMYMRGRTHSTTGLAPHEVLTGRPMRMLNTPFPQNRLTLMGCEDEMVKYCASLNNVLKSIFPRVKAALPELKEGALHNLLLGDWVIIKDLRRKHWYQQRWTGPFQVLLTTQTAVKVAERSTWVHASHCRKVPYSPKGDVSPPGTT, via the coding sequence ATGGTGTCATTACCTGCCTTAACTGAAtctgtattttctttacaggatGTAGCTGACTTACAACACAGTGTGGGACCTGCCGAGATAGCTCTGTGGAAAAACAAATGCTCTTATGATTCTACTCATAAGATTTGGCGAGGACCCACTGGGTTGCCTGCCCTTCCCTGTTCATGTTTCCCTTATGTAGCTAAGTTGGCACACGGCCAAGACCATGTGTCAAAGGGAGGGGTGGTGAATGTTGTTAACAATTTTTGGTTTGCTCCAGGTTTTTCTACATATGCTAACCAATTTTGTgctaaatgtgtgatttgtatgaccaacaatGTAGGCCGCAGCATGCCCATGTCCGTATCAGCTCATCCGAGGCCTGAGGGCCCTTTCGAACATGTCATGATggattttattgaattaacaccTTGCCAAGGTTACAAGTACTGCCTTGTGATAATTGACGCTTTTTCTAAATGGATTGAAGCATTCCCCTGCAGACATGCCACAGCTATGGCAGTAGCAAAAAGCCTGATGAGCGAGATTATACCCCGATGGGGTCTGCCATCTAAATTGACATCTGACAATGGTTCTCATTTTGTGAACAGTGtggtacagaacatttctgaaagccTACAAGTTGATTTACGCACACACTGTAGCTACCACCCCGCAAGCGGATGCTTGGTGGAGAGAgcgaaccaaacaataaaaactaaactaactaagCTCATGGCTGAAACATGGCTCTCCTGGGTTACAGTATTGCCATTGGCCCTGATGTACATGCGCGGACGCACGCACAGTACTACAGGGCTAGCACCTCATGAAGTATTAACGGGACGCCCAATGCGGATGCTGAACACACCTTTTCCTCAAAATAGGCTCACCCTAATGGGATGTgaggatgaaatggtaaaatattgtgcTTCTCTTAACAATGTTCTGAAGTCTATTTTTCCCAGGGTAAAAGCTGCCCTACCCGAACTGAAGGAAGGGGCGCTCCACAATCTCCTGCTAGGGGACTGGGTGATCATCAAAGACCTCCGCCGGAAGCATTGGTATCAACAACGCTGGACAGGtccgttccaggtgctcctgacaACGCAGACAGCGGTGAAAGTCGCTGAACGATCAACCTGGGTCCACGCCAGCCATTGCAGAAAAGTGCCCTATAGCCCGAAGGGAGATGTATCGCCCCCTGGAACAACGTAG
- the LOC117403283 gene encoding muscarinic acetylcholine receptor M3-like, translating into MNLNYNSTAPSLILTASSSGIRGYQDTEFVQGTRWQDHFDLLHNDTDTPPSYNVTQPPTPTYVPLGGHAVWQVILIVFFTGSLSLVTIVGNILVLVSFKVNKQLKTVNNYFLLSLACADLIIGIISMNLYTTYIIMDQWALGNLACDLWLAIDYVASNASVMNLLVISFDRYFSVTRPLTYRAKRTTKRAGIMIGLAWSISFVLWAPAILFWQYFVGKRTVPHNECFIQFLSEPIITFCTAIAAFYLPVTIMTILYWRIYKETEKRTKELAGLQASGRDSETTQFVHQTGSSRSCSSYELTQPALRRPARKKRGRCNFLPMMKSLKPSTEGDQEHSSCDSWNNNGAAASLEQSGSSDEEEIPATRAIYSIVLNLPGLKTAVNSQLAAIDDLDMSEDDHHRVNVKCKDRVSKKENNEKDDNSYHQHFSKTPVHSIPTIETPETSVAVSPATKSASMPLSFKDAALAKSFASKARTQITKRKRMSLVKEKKAAQTLSAILFAFIITWTPYNIMVLVNTFCDECIPKTLWDLGYWLCYVNSTVNPMCYALCNKTFRTTFKTLLLCQWEKRKRRKQQYQQRQSVVFRKIIPLHSS; encoded by the coding sequence ATGAACTTGAACTACAACAGCACAGCACCCAGCTTGATTTTAACAGCCAGCTCCTCAGGGATCAGAGGCTACCAGGATACAGAGTTTGTCCAAGGAACCAGATGGCAGGACCACTTTGATTTGCTACATAATGACACAGACACTCCACCCTCATATAATGTCACCCAGCCACCCACACCAACCTATGTCCCCCTCGGAGGACATGCGGTTTGGCAAGTTATCCTGATTGTGTTTTTCACTGGCAGCTTATCCCTGGTGACCATCGTCGGTAACATCCTGGTTTTGGTGTCTTTCAAGGTGAACAAGCAATTAAAGACGGTCAATAATTATTTTCTGCTTAGTCTTGCTTGTGCAGATTTAATCATCGGAATCATTTCAATGAACCTTTATACTACCTATATAATTATGGATCAGTGGGCCTTGGGGAACTTAGCATGTGATCTCTGGCTTGCCATTGATTATGTAGCTAGCAATGCCTCAGTCATGAATCTTTTAGTCATAAGTTTTGATAGGTATTTTTCTGTTACCAGACCACTCACTTATCGAGCTAAGAGGACAACCAAAAGGGCCGGAATAATGATTGGCCTGGCCTGGTCCATCTCTTTTGTTCTGTGGGCACCAGCCATCTTGTTTTGGCAGTATTTTGTTGGAAAGCGCACCGTGCCTCATAATGAATGCTTCATCCAGTTCCTCTCAGAGCCTATCATCACTTTTTGTACTGCGATAGCTGCCTTTTATCTGCCTGTTACCATCATGACCATATTGTATTGGAGAATCTACAAGGAAACAGAGAAGCGCACCAAAGAACTGGCCGGGCTGCAGGCTTCTGGCCGGGATTCAGAGACAACACAATTTGTCCACCAGACTGGCAGCTCACGGAGCTGCAGCAGCTATGAGTTAACACAACCGGCTCTGAGGAGGCCAGCTAGAAAGAAGCGAGGTCGCTGCAACTTCTTGCCAATGATGAAGTCATTGAAACCCAGCACTGAAGGAGACCAGGAGCACAGCAGTTGTGATAGTTGGAACAACAATGGCGCTGCTGCCTCCCTGGAGCAATCTGGTTCCTCAGATGAAGAAGAAATACCTGCAACCAGAGCCATTTACTCCATTGTGTTAAATCTACCTGGCCTCAAGACCGCAGTAAACTCCCAACTGGCTGCAATAGATGACTTGGACATGTCTGAAGATGACCACCATAGAGTAAATGTGAAATGTAAGGACAGGGTATCTAAGAAAGAGAACAATGAAAAGGATGACAACAGCTACCACCAGCATTTCTCCAAGACTCCAGTTCATTCAATACCAACAATAGAAACACCCGAGACCTCTGTGGCAGTTTCCCCAGCGACTAAGTCTGCATCAATGCCTTTATCCTTCAAGGACGCAGCCTTGGCAAAAAGTTTCGCTTCAAAAGCCAGAACGCAGATCACAAAACGGAAAAGAATGTCACTTGTGAAAGAGAAAAAGGCTGCACAGACTCTTAGTGCAATCCTTTTTGCCTTTATCATCACATGGACACCATACAACATCATGGTGTTAGTGAACACTTTTTGTGACGAATGTATCCCAAAAACCTTATGGGACTTGGGCTACTGGTTATGCTACGTGAACAGCACAGTGAACCCCATGTGTTATGCACTGTGCAATAAAACTTTCCGAACCACTTTTAAAACATTGCTGTTGTGCCAATGGGAGAAAAGAAAGCGTCGCAAGCAGCAGTACCAGCAAAGGCAATCTGTTGTTTTCCGTAAAATAATTCCTCTGCATTCCTCCtaa